The Endozoicomonas montiporae CL-33 genome contains a region encoding:
- the recA gene encoding recombinase RecA, translating to MDDNRKKALAAALSQIDRQFGKGAVMRMGDQKQEAIPAISTGSLQLDIALGIGGLPKGRIVEIYGPESSGKTTLTLSVIAEAQKQGATCAFVDAEHALDPQYAGKLGVNVEDLYVSQPDTGEQALEITDMLVRSAAVDVIVVDSVAALVPKAEIEGDMGDSHVGLQARLMSQALRKLTGSIKQTNCMVIFINQIRMKIGVMFGNPETTTGGNALKFYSSVRLDIRRTGAVKQGDEIIGNETRVKVVKNKVSPPFKQAEFQILYGQGIYHMGEVIDLGVKQKLVEKSGAWYAYKGTKIGQGKANACKYLAENPETANEIETQIRAELLNTASETEESKSAGQEQLLAE from the coding sequence ATGGATGATAACAGAAAGAAAGCACTGGCAGCGGCTCTGAGTCAGATTGACCGCCAGTTTGGTAAAGGTGCTGTCATGCGGATGGGCGACCAGAAGCAGGAAGCCATTCCGGCTATTTCTACAGGCTCTCTGCAGCTGGATATTGCTCTGGGTATTGGCGGGTTGCCCAAAGGCCGGATTGTTGAAATTTACGGACCGGAGTCTTCCGGTAAGACCACACTGACTCTGAGCGTTATTGCCGAAGCCCAGAAACAGGGGGCAACCTGTGCTTTCGTGGATGCCGAGCATGCGCTGGATCCTCAGTACGCTGGCAAGCTGGGTGTTAACGTTGAAGACCTGTATGTCTCGCAGCCCGATACCGGCGAGCAGGCTCTGGAAATTACCGACATGCTGGTTCGTTCCGCTGCCGTCGATGTGATTGTTGTGGATTCGGTGGCCGCCCTTGTACCTAAAGCCGAGATCGAAGGTGATATGGGTGACTCCCATGTAGGTCTGCAGGCGCGCCTGATGTCGCAGGCACTGCGTAAACTGACCGGCTCCATCAAGCAGACCAATTGCATGGTGATCTTCATCAACCAGATCCGGATGAAGATTGGCGTGATGTTTGGTAACCCTGAAACCACCACCGGTGGTAACGCTCTGAAATTCTACTCTTCTGTGCGTCTGGACATTCGTCGCACCGGTGCAGTGAAGCAGGGTGATGAAATTATTGGTAATGAAACCCGGGTCAAGGTGGTTAAGAACAAAGTTTCACCACCGTTCAAGCAGGCTGAATTCCAGATTCTTTATGGTCAGGGCATCTACCACATGGGTGAAGTGATTGATCTGGGTGTGAAGCAGAAACTGGTTGAGAAGTCTGGTGCCTGGTATGCCTACAAAGGCACCAAAATTGGTCAGGGTAAGGCCAATGCCTGTAAATACCTGGCAGAAAATCCTGAAACTGCTAACGAAATTGAGACTCAGATTCGTGCAGAATTGTTGAATACGGCTTCTGAAACAGAAGAGTCGAAGAGTGCTGGTCAGGAACAGCTGTTAGCAGAATAA
- a CDS encoding regulatory protein RecX — protein MPELSIQQPSVQQQPEQDVRRAAMDLLARREHSYSELCYKLKGRFEAQSVETALNKLVDDGLQSDDRFAEAYVRARGNKGYGPARIRMELLQKGLSQSLISNYLFDDDDKWFEEASRMKTKKLREDRNPTSAERAKLYRFLAQRGFLTCHINACLS, from the coding sequence ATGCCGGAGCTATCCATACAGCAGCCATCTGTACAACAGCAGCCTGAACAGGACGTTCGCCGGGCAGCAATGGACTTGCTGGCCCGGCGTGAACACAGTTATTCCGAGCTGTGTTATAAACTGAAGGGTCGCTTTGAGGCACAGTCTGTTGAAACTGCCCTGAATAAATTGGTTGATGATGGCTTACAGAGTGATGACCGTTTTGCTGAAGCTTATGTACGTGCCAGAGGGAACAAAGGTTATGGCCCGGCACGTATCAGAATGGAGCTGTTGCAAAAAGGACTGTCACAGAGCCTGATTTCAAATTACCTGTTTGACGATGACGACAAATGGTTTGAAGAAGCCAGTCGAATGAAAACTAAAAAGTTGAGAGAAGATAGAAATCCTACATCTGCGGAGCGAGCGAAGTTGTATCGCTTTCTGGCGCAACGAGGCTTTTTAACCTGCCATATCAATGCCTGCCTGAGTTGA
- a CDS encoding DTW domain-containing protein: MPNCFCQSLSEFNCEHRFCLLTHPVEFAKTSNTGKLVKAMLPDTLVVPWNRVEPSEELMNALDDPDWQPYLLMPETYAIYQQDGFERKPAASGKLFILLDATWQQARKMYRQSPYLHNLPLMSLEQVPESSYTLRRNQKSGHLCTAEVAAEVLRKEGAVKLSRHLHQSVFDFCSHYRQLQQAGQLT, from the coding sequence GTGCCCAACTGCTTCTGTCAGTCTCTGTCAGAATTCAACTGTGAGCATCGATTTTGTCTGCTCACCCATCCGGTAGAATTCGCCAAAACCAGCAATACCGGCAAGCTGGTAAAGGCAATGCTGCCTGATACGTTGGTGGTGCCATGGAATAGAGTCGAACCATCAGAAGAGCTAATGAATGCACTGGATGATCCGGACTGGCAACCGTATCTGTTGATGCCTGAAACCTATGCGATTTACCAGCAGGATGGGTTTGAAAGAAAGCCTGCTGCATCAGGTAAACTCTTTATTCTGTTAGATGCGACCTGGCAGCAGGCGCGAAAAATGTATCGGCAAAGTCCTTATCTACACAATTTGCCCCTGATGTCTCTGGAGCAAGTGCCCGAGTCGTCTTATACGCTGCGCAGAAACCAAAAGTCGGGTCATCTTTGTACTGCAGAGGTGGCTGCTGAAGTCCTCAGGAAGGAAGGAGCAGTGAAATTATCCCGTCACCTTCATCAATCCGTGTTTGATTTTTGCAGTCACTATCGCCAGTTACAGCAGGCTGGACAGCTCACCTGA